One Streptomyces sp. RPA4-2 genomic window carries:
- a CDS encoding nuclear transport factor 2 family protein yields MSAPGTDVEQVELANTAFYEALERGDFEELSSLWLAPLDIVADNVGGEDAQVSCVHPGWPVLNGRGEVLRSYALIMANTEYIQFFLTDVHVSVGGDTALVTCTENILSGGPAPDDSDELGPLVGQLVVATNVFRRTDDGWKLWSHHASPVLAESGEEEDEETPG; encoded by the coding sequence GTGAGCGCACCCGGCACCGATGTCGAGCAGGTCGAACTCGCCAACACCGCATTCTACGAGGCACTGGAGAGGGGCGACTTCGAGGAGCTGTCGTCCCTCTGGCTGGCCCCCCTGGACATCGTCGCCGACAACGTCGGCGGCGAGGACGCGCAGGTCTCCTGCGTCCACCCCGGCTGGCCGGTCCTCAACGGCCGCGGCGAGGTCCTGCGCTCGTACGCGCTGATCATGGCCAACACCGAGTACATCCAGTTCTTCCTCACGGATGTGCACGTCTCCGTCGGCGGCGACACCGCGCTGGTCACCTGCACCGAGAACATCCTCAGCGGCGGCCCCGCGCCCGACGACAGCGACGAGCTCGGCCCCTTGGTCGGCCAGCTGGTGGTCGCCACGAACGTGTTCCGGCGCACGGACGACGGCTGGAAACTCTGGTCGCACCACGCCTCCCCCGTCCTCGCCGAATCCGGCGAGGAGGAGGACGAGGAGACACCCGGTTGA